The DNA window TGTTTTTCCTCTGCTTCCCGTATTTTGCTTGTTTTCTTCCATGTATGATTACGGTTTAGCCGTTTCTATTTTTACGCCAACGTCTTCAATTCCCGGCAGGACATCATTCCTCATCGCCTGGATAAGGCCGATCTCATATTTTCCCTTGGAAGGAAAACGGTAGTTCAGCTTATACTGAAAAAGGGTCTCCTTGGTATCGCCGAACCCTGTTCCCAGCCATTTCCCATTAGGTTTCGCAAGGACATAGTTCAACGTATCAGTCTCCTTTTTCTTGTTTTGAAGATTGGTGAAATTGACAATAAACCTTAAATTGCTGTAAGGATAATCATTGTTATTTCTTACAACAAATATAATATTTTTAGGATTCTGCGGATCTGCAATCTCAAGATTAAATTTCTGTTCACTTTTCTTATTCCACTTATTATCAACGGAATTCATCTTAACATCT is part of the Chryseobacterium camelliae genome and encodes:
- a CDS encoding gliding motility lipoprotein GldH; this encodes MRKMLGLLPLVLFFSCHSPEGDVKMNSVDNKWNKKSEQKFNLEIADPQNPKNIIFVVRNNNDYPYSNLRFIVNFTNLQNKKKETDTLNYVLAKPNGKWLGTGFGDTKETLFQYKLNYRFPSKGKYEIGLIQAMRNDVLPGIEDVGVKIETAKP